A single region of the Microcella sp. genome encodes:
- a CDS encoding NADH:flavin oxidoreductase/NADH oxidase, whose translation MTSSLFSPLTLRSLTLRNRLWVSPLCQYSVTAADGVPTDWHLVHLGSFARGGAGMVMAEATAVVPEGRISPHDTGIYNDAQAHAWSRVVDFVHSQGAAAGIQLAHAGRKASIFPEWGALAKGATGSGTVPVELGGWQTVSASAIAFDGYAAPVALDEAGIQDVVAAFADAARRSVDAGFDLVEIHAAHGYLLHQFLSPLSNTRDDQWGGSLENRARLLLDIVRAVRAEVDVPMLVRFSASDWVDDAWLESHGLTESGVAGWNEHDTATVAAWALDAGADLFDISSGGLVRARIETGPGYQVPFAETVRTEGGVLVNAVGLITEAAQAEKIVASGQADAVMMGREFMRDPHAPLRFARELGVEVDGVPVGTPPQYLRAYR comes from the coding sequence GTGACCTCTTCGCTCTTCAGCCCCCTCACCCTGCGCTCGCTCACCCTTCGCAACCGGCTGTGGGTGTCTCCCCTGTGCCAGTACTCGGTGACCGCCGCCGACGGCGTGCCCACCGACTGGCATCTCGTGCACCTGGGCTCGTTCGCCCGGGGCGGGGCCGGCATGGTCATGGCCGAGGCGACAGCCGTCGTGCCCGAGGGCCGCATCAGCCCGCACGACACCGGCATCTACAACGACGCGCAGGCTCACGCGTGGTCGCGCGTGGTCGACTTCGTGCATTCGCAAGGAGCCGCGGCGGGCATCCAACTCGCCCATGCCGGCCGCAAGGCCTCGATCTTTCCCGAGTGGGGCGCGCTCGCGAAGGGCGCGACCGGCAGCGGCACCGTGCCCGTCGAGCTCGGCGGCTGGCAGACTGTATCGGCATCGGCGATCGCCTTCGACGGCTACGCCGCGCCCGTGGCGCTCGATGAGGCGGGCATTCAGGATGTCGTGGCCGCGTTCGCCGACGCAGCCCGCCGCAGCGTCGATGCGGGCTTCGATCTCGTCGAAATCCATGCCGCACATGGCTACCTGCTGCACCAGTTTCTCTCGCCCCTGTCGAACACGCGCGACGATCAGTGGGGCGGAAGCCTCGAGAATCGCGCGCGCCTGCTGCTCGACATCGTGCGCGCCGTGCGCGCCGAGGTCGACGTGCCGATGCTCGTGCGCTTCTCGGCGAGCGACTGGGTCGACGACGCGTGGCTCGAGTCGCACGGGCTCACCGAGTCGGGAGTCGCCGGCTGGAACGAGCACGACACCGCCACCGTCGCCGCGTGGGCGCTCGACGCCGGCGCCGACCTGTTCGACATCTCGTCTGGGGGGCTCGTGCGCGCACGCATCGAGACGGGGCCGGGGTATCAGGTGCCGTTCGCCGAGACCGTGCGCACCGAGGGCGGCGTGCTCGTCAACGCCGTCGGGCTCATCACCGAGGCGGCGCAGGCCGAGAAGATCGTCGCGAGCGGTCAGGCCGACGCCGTCATGATGGGCCGCGAGTTCATGCGCGACCCGCACGCCCCACTGCGCTTCGCCCGCGAGCTCGGCGTCGAAGTTGACGGAGTACCCGTCGGCACGCCCCCGCAGTACCTTCGCGCGTATCGCTGA
- a CDS encoding ADP/ATP-dependent (S)-NAD(P)H-hydrate dehydratase → MTEHPQLSSADAAALVRVPTADDDKYSRGVVGFVTGSTRYPGAAVLGVEAALRTGVGMVRYLGPARPTELVLQRRPEAVADEGRVQAWVVGSGMHDVSRETLGDEAAERVGAALESGHPVVIDAGAIDAVSIERAVAAGSPVVVTPHVGELARLLGRERSVVADAPLEAAREVAAHDGVVVLLKGHTTRAVAPGGAVVEARSAPAWLATAGAGDALGGVLGALLASHADDLAADPDRSLLARLAAAAAVIHGLAAERASGGGPLTVLDLCAAISPVIAELVAGRE, encoded by the coding sequence GTGACCGAACACCCGCAGTTGTCGTCAGCCGATGCCGCCGCCCTCGTGCGCGTGCCGACAGCCGATGACGACAAGTATTCGCGCGGGGTCGTCGGCTTCGTGACGGGGTCGACGCGCTACCCGGGTGCGGCCGTGCTCGGTGTCGAAGCAGCGCTGCGCACCGGAGTAGGCATGGTGCGCTATCTGGGGCCCGCTCGACCGACCGAGCTCGTGCTGCAGCGTCGCCCCGAGGCTGTGGCCGACGAGGGACGCGTGCAGGCCTGGGTCGTCGGCTCAGGCATGCACGATGTGAGCCGAGAGACGCTCGGTGACGAGGCAGCCGAGCGTGTGGGCGCGGCACTCGAGAGCGGGCATCCGGTGGTCATCGATGCCGGAGCGATCGATGCAGTCTCGATCGAACGGGCCGTCGCCGCCGGCTCGCCCGTCGTCGTCACGCCCCACGTCGGCGAGCTCGCGAGGTTGCTCGGTCGTGAGCGCTCAGTGGTCGCCGACGCCCCGCTCGAGGCGGCGCGCGAGGTAGCGGCGCACGACGGCGTGGTTGTGCTGCTCAAGGGCCACACCACGAGGGCCGTCGCTCCGGGAGGCGCTGTCGTCGAGGCCCGATCTGCTCCGGCCTGGCTCGCGACCGCCGGTGCCGGCGACGCCCTCGGTGGAGTGCTCGGTGCACTGCTCGCCTCGCACGCCGACGACCTGGCGGCCGACCCCGATCGCTCCCTGCTGGCCCGGCTCGCTGCTGCCGCAGCCGTCATCCACGGGCTCGCTGCCGAGCGGGCGTCGGGCGGGGGCCCGCTCACGGTGCTCGACCTCTGCGCCGCCATCTCGCCGGTCATCGCCGAGCTCGTGGCGGGCCGCGAGTGA
- a CDS encoding glycosyltransferase 87 family protein has protein sequence MRRIAGSAVSLWLAFAAVHLWLGFLNLYGPGLPMGDVTYVYLFWVERGFTVGEWVGLDTEWVYPVLALVPMLAAYVFGPDLYASTWLTIVMALNAVALVSIIGVHERARRAPVAWWWMLFLVLVGPIALGRIDAVTVPLAIVAVMLIADHPRWGGALLAIGAWIKVWPAALVLAAVVALRARAAVAASVAIVSGAVVALALAFGSLLALVSPVMQQTSRGVQVEAVVATPWLWAAAAGVPGTRVYYDQGILTWQVLGEGTSLVADLMTPLLALAVLAIVVLGLVAMRRGVAELDLFPVLSLALVMTLIVVNKVGSPQFATWIAVPVVLGLAWQRWGGMSFTVPAVLGLAIAALTQSFYPVQYGALLSLEPALLAALTARNVLYLVLLGWAVQRLAVLCRRPRVAPATPPVAVDEGGASA, from the coding sequence GTGAGGCGAATCGCCGGCAGCGCTGTCTCGCTCTGGCTGGCGTTCGCGGCCGTGCACCTGTGGCTCGGGTTTCTCAACCTCTACGGCCCGGGGCTGCCCATGGGCGACGTCACCTATGTGTACCTGTTCTGGGTCGAGCGCGGGTTCACGGTGGGCGAGTGGGTGGGGCTCGACACCGAGTGGGTCTACCCGGTGCTCGCGCTCGTGCCCATGCTCGCCGCCTACGTCTTCGGCCCCGACCTCTACGCCTCGACGTGGCTGACGATCGTCATGGCCCTCAACGCTGTCGCGCTCGTCTCGATCATCGGAGTGCACGAGCGCGCGCGGCGTGCGCCCGTCGCCTGGTGGTGGATGCTCTTCTTGGTGCTCGTCGGCCCGATCGCGCTCGGTCGCATCGACGCCGTGACGGTGCCTCTCGCCATCGTCGCCGTCATGCTCATCGCCGACCACCCGAGGTGGGGCGGTGCTCTGCTCGCCATCGGCGCCTGGATCAAAGTGTGGCCCGCCGCTCTCGTGCTCGCCGCCGTCGTCGCGCTGCGTGCGCGCGCAGCCGTGGCCGCCTCGGTGGCGATCGTGTCGGGTGCCGTGGTCGCTCTCGCACTCGCGTTCGGGTCGCTGCTCGCCCTCGTCAGCCCCGTCATGCAGCAGACCTCGCGCGGCGTGCAGGTCGAGGCGGTCGTCGCGACGCCGTGGCTCTGGGCTGCGGCGGCGGGGGTGCCGGGCACGCGCGTCTACTACGACCAGGGCATTCTCACGTGGCAAGTGCTCGGCGAGGGCACGTCGCTCGTCGCCGATCTCATGACCCCGCTGCTCGCGCTCGCGGTGCTCGCCATCGTCGTGCTGGGGCTCGTCGCGATGCGGCGCGGGGTCGCCGAACTCGACCTCTTTCCGGTGCTGTCGCTCGCCCTCGTCATGACGCTCATCGTCGTCAACAAGGTGGGCTCTCCGCAGTTCGCCACGTGGATCGCCGTGCCCGTCGTGCTGGGCCTCGCCTGGCAGAGATGGGGAGGCATGTCGTTCACGGTTCCTGCCGTGCTCGGGCTCGCGATCGCGGCGCTCACGCAGTCGTTCTATCCCGTGCAGTATGGTGCCCTGCTGTCGCTCGAGCCCGCTCTGCTCGCGGCGCTCACCGCGCGCAACGTGCTCTACCTCGTGCTGCTCGGGTGGGCCGTTCAGCGGCTCGCGGTACTGTGCAGGCGACCGCGCGTTGCGCCCGCCACGCCCCCCGTCGCGGTCGACGAAGGAGGAGCATCCGCATGA
- a CDS encoding thiamine-binding protein, with product MIVAFSVAPSGGSSTDSVHDAVAAAVKVVRASGLPNRTSSMFTEIEGEWDEVMAVVKDATLAVAEYGTRVSLVLKADYRPGHVGELDGKVQRLEAAIERRERA from the coding sequence ATGATCGTCGCATTCTCAGTCGCCCCGTCGGGCGGTTCGTCAACCGACTCGGTGCACGATGCCGTCGCCGCCGCCGTGAAGGTGGTGCGAGCGTCGGGGCTGCCGAATCGCACGTCGTCAATGTTCACCGAGATCGAGGGGGAGTGGGACGAGGTGATGGCAGTGGTGAAAGACGCGACGCTCGCCGTCGCCGAGTATGGCACTCGGGTGTCGCTCGTGCTCAAGGCCGACTATCGGCCAGGGCACGTGGGCGAGCTCGACGGCAAGGTGCAGCGGCTCGAGGCCGCGATCGAGCGCCGAGAGCGCGCCTAG
- a CDS encoding response regulator transcription factor, which yields MVTHSQIRLALVDDHRMLLGALTEWIRQAADDIDMVAAVATWPDLLSHPAFPVDVVLLDLDLKDNIPVSLKIQTLKSMGVRVVLMSTYSEPNVVREALSAGALGYLVKSEDAGMIVEAIRAARQGESFISAELDLALNAADVGGSPRLSAQERRVMALYGAGEPVKTVAYQLGISEETAKSYLKRIREKYRIAGIDVGTKVALRKQAITDGILVDAPGGGGGL from the coding sequence ATGGTCACCCACTCGCAGATTCGACTGGCACTCGTCGATGATCACCGCATGCTGCTCGGTGCTCTCACCGAGTGGATCAGGCAAGCGGCCGACGACATCGACATGGTGGCTGCGGTGGCCACCTGGCCCGACCTGCTCTCGCACCCTGCGTTTCCGGTCGACGTCGTACTGCTCGATCTCGACCTCAAAGACAACATTCCGGTGTCGCTGAAGATTCAGACCCTCAAGTCGATGGGGGTGCGTGTCGTGCTCATGAGCACCTACAGCGAACCAAACGTCGTGCGCGAGGCCCTGAGCGCCGGAGCCCTCGGGTATCTCGTGAAGAGCGAAGACGCCGGCATGATCGTCGAAGCCATCCGGGCCGCGCGCCAGGGCGAGTCGTTCATCTCGGCTGAGCTCGACCTGGCGCTCAACGCCGCCGACGTCGGCGGTTCGCCGCGGCTGAGCGCTCAAGAGCGGCGCGTCATGGCGCTGTACGGTGCCGGCGAGCCCGTCAAGACAGTGGCGTATCAACTCGGCATCTCTGAAGAGACCGCAAAGAGCTACCTCAAGCGCATCCGCGAGAAGTACCGCATTGCAGGCATCGACGTGGGCACGAAGGTGGCTCTGCGCAAGCAGGCGATCACCGACGGCATTCTCGTCGATGCGCCTGGCGGAGGCGGCGGGCTCTAG
- a CDS encoding ATP-binding protein: MELIERERQRLLRSAARAFGLSGVVLAAICLSLPGVVDPVLVPSLLILLAGQAGALVMVGRSGHVGWVVLTMVLGFATLALAQLPWGQSSSVALPISLAPLGAAGLGALGMVLSESTGRWLLWAAGTLGSSLLVASAGPTRGLVSTPAIATLAGWVITLIIGLWVTVGVQRAMMRIENIGRSHHLERQASETEAQRRQGARLLHDTVLATLTLLAHSGVGVSEHALREQAREDAHLLRQLRLGSTPMPQFSGVYSLEPVAQTPLGTTLESVKQRFLRMGLSVRWHGTGQVLLPSDVLDAFLLALAECLENVRRHAGVDAADVTITQTDDRLRAVVTDAGVGFDPESIATERLGFTESVVARLRDVGGDARVFSTPGAGTTVILEVPR, translated from the coding sequence GTGGAGTTGATCGAGAGAGAGCGCCAACGCCTCTTGCGCTCGGCCGCCCGCGCTTTCGGATTGAGCGGCGTCGTGCTCGCCGCGATCTGCCTCTCACTGCCGGGAGTCGTCGATCCGGTGCTCGTGCCGTCTCTGCTCATTCTGCTCGCCGGTCAGGCGGGCGCCCTCGTCATGGTGGGGCGCAGCGGCCATGTCGGCTGGGTCGTGCTGACGATGGTGCTGGGGTTCGCCACGCTCGCTCTCGCCCAACTGCCGTGGGGCCAGTCGAGCTCGGTGGCTCTGCCGATCTCGCTCGCTCCCCTCGGAGCGGCCGGGCTCGGTGCGCTCGGCATGGTGCTGAGCGAGTCGACGGGCCGATGGCTCTTGTGGGCTGCGGGCACCCTCGGCAGCAGCCTGCTCGTCGCGAGTGCGGGGCCCACGCGCGGTCTCGTGTCGACGCCGGCCATCGCGACGCTCGCGGGGTGGGTCATCACGCTCATCATCGGGCTCTGGGTCACGGTTGGCGTGCAACGCGCCATGATGCGCATCGAGAACATCGGCCGCTCGCATCACCTCGAACGGCAGGCGAGTGAGACTGAGGCCCAGCGCCGACAGGGCGCCAGGCTGCTGCACGACACTGTGCTGGCCACGTTGACGCTCCTGGCCCACTCGGGCGTTGGAGTCTCAGAGCATGCGCTGCGCGAGCAGGCGCGCGAAGACGCGCACCTCTTGCGGCAGTTGCGGCTCGGCTCGACGCCGATGCCCCAGTTCTCGGGCGTCTACAGTCTCGAGCCCGTGGCTCAGACGCCCTTGGGCACCACCCTCGAGTCGGTCAAGCAGCGGTTCTTGCGCATGGGCTTGTCGGTGCGCTGGCACGGCACCGGTCAGGTGCTGCTGCCGAGCGATGTGCTCGACGCGTTCTTGCTCGCGCTCGCAGAGTGCCTCGAGAACGTGCGCCGTCACGCCGGAGTCGACGCCGCTGATGTCACCATCACGCAGACCGACGATCGGCTGAGAGCCGTCGTCACCGACGCCGGCGTCGGCTTCGACCCAGAGAGCATCGCCACCGAGCGGCTGGGCTTCACCGAATCGGTGGTCGCTCGTCTTCGCGATGTCGGCGGCGACGCACGAGTGTTCTCGACGCCCGGCGCCGGCACGACGGTGATTCTGGAGGTGCCGAGATGA
- a CDS encoding homoserine O-acetyltransferase, with protein sequence MDWQTSEDTVPSAFITEANRRALRGTPPTTGAWREGDPPGERLFHPVGTIDLESGARLPHARLAYETWGELTEQRDNAVLIMHALTGDSHVVGKPGAGHPTAGWWGGIVGPGLAIDTDRWFVIAPNMLGGCQGSTGPASFSPDGTEWGSRFPYLTIRDQVAAQVRLIDALGIDRLAAVVGGSMGGMHALEWAVEHPHRVERLAVLAATAVSSADQIALNSVQLEAIRMDPLFRDGDYYDDPEGPYRGLALARRMALLNYRSPSELNERFERSWQGVLDPLGHGGRFAVESYLDFHGNKFTRRFDAGSYIRLVEAMNSHDLARGRGSIAEALGRVTARSMVLGIDSDRLFPVEQQQTLAAHLPNSIHGPEAIVISSPFGHDAFLIDDDLVGPPLTQLLQS encoded by the coding sequence ATGGATTGGCAGACGAGCGAAGACACGGTGCCCTCGGCGTTCATCACCGAGGCGAACAGGCGCGCCCTGCGCGGCACTCCCCCGACGACCGGTGCCTGGCGAGAAGGCGACCCTCCCGGCGAGCGGCTGTTTCACCCGGTCGGCACGATCGACCTCGAATCGGGCGCCCGCTTGCCGCACGCGCGCCTCGCCTACGAGACCTGGGGCGAGCTCACCGAGCAGCGAGACAACGCGGTGCTCATCATGCACGCCCTCACCGGCGACAGCCACGTCGTGGGCAAGCCGGGGGCCGGTCACCCCACCGCAGGCTGGTGGGGCGGCATCGTCGGCCCCGGTCTGGCCATCGACACCGACCGCTGGTTCGTCATCGCCCCGAACATGCTCGGCGGGTGCCAGGGCTCGACCGGGCCCGCATCGTTCTCGCCCGACGGCACCGAATGGGGCTCGCGGTTTCCGTACCTGACCATTCGCGATCAGGTCGCAGCGCAGGTCAGACTCATCGACGCCCTCGGCATCGACCGCCTCGCGGCAGTCGTCGGCGGGTCGATGGGAGGGATGCACGCTCTCGAATGGGCGGTCGAGCATCCGCACAGAGTCGAACGGCTCGCCGTGCTCGCCGCGACGGCCGTCTCGAGCGCCGACCAGATCGCACTGAACTCGGTGCAGCTCGAGGCGATTCGCATGGATCCGCTCTTTCGCGACGGCGACTACTACGACGACCCCGAGGGGCCATACCGCGGGCTCGCGCTCGCACGCCGCATGGCGCTGCTCAACTACCGGTCACCGAGCGAGCTCAACGAGCGCTTCGAGCGCTCGTGGCAGGGAGTGCTCGACCCGCTCGGCCACGGCGGACGGTTCGCGGTCGAGAGCTACCTCGACTTTCACGGCAACAAGTTCACCCGACGCTTCGACGCGGGCAGCTACATCAGGCTCGTCGAGGCGATGAACTCGCACGATCTCGCTCGAGGTCGCGGCTCGATCGCCGAGGCGCTCGGTCGCGTCACCGCGCGCAGCATGGTGCTCGGCATCGATAGCGACCGCCTCTTTCCGGTCGAGCAGCAGCAGACGCTCGCCGCGCACCTGCCGAACTCGATTCACGGCCCTGAGGCCATCGTCATCTCGTCGCCGTTCGGCCACGACGCGTTTCTCATCGACGACGACCTCGTGGGCCCGCCCCTCACGCAGCTGCTGCAGAGCTAG
- a CDS encoding bifunctional o-acetylhomoserine/o-acetylserine sulfhydrylase — translation MAGNYQFETLQIHAGAQPDPVTNARATPVYRTTAYVFNDAEHAKNLFALAEFGNIYTRIQNPTQDVAEQRIAALEGGSAALLLASGQSATTYAVLNIAQAGDHIVSSSSIYGGTYNLFTYTLAKLGIEVTFVENQDDADEWRAAIRPNTKLLFAETVGNPKINILDIEKVAEVAHGAGLPLIVDNTIATPFLIRPLEHGADIVVHSATKFLGGHGTVMGGFIVDGGKFAWSEHVDKFPGLTEPDPSYHGASYTGVLGDAIAYIIKARVQLLRDIGAAVSPDNAWQIIQGIETLSLRVERHVQNATSVAHWLEAHPDVASVSYSGLPSSPWHSHAQKYAPRGVGAVLSFELKGGVDAGRALVDSVQLFSHVANIGDVRSLIIHPASTTHSQLTPEQQLTTGVTPGLVRLSVGLENVDDIIADLEEGFAAARAVIAANAA, via the coding sequence ATGGCCGGCAACTACCAGTTCGAGACACTGCAGATTCACGCGGGAGCCCAGCCCGACCCCGTGACGAATGCCCGCGCGACCCCGGTGTACCGAACGACGGCATACGTGTTCAACGACGCCGAGCACGCGAAGAACCTGTTCGCGCTCGCTGAGTTCGGCAACATCTACACGCGCATCCAGAACCCCACGCAAGACGTGGCCGAGCAGCGCATCGCCGCTCTCGAGGGAGGCTCGGCGGCCCTGCTGCTCGCGTCGGGGCAGTCGGCGACGACCTATGCGGTGCTGAACATCGCCCAGGCGGGCGATCACATCGTGTCGTCGTCGTCGATCTACGGCGGCACCTACAACCTGTTCACCTACACGCTCGCGAAGCTCGGCATCGAGGTCACGTTCGTCGAGAACCAAGACGACGCTGACGAGTGGCGAGCCGCCATCCGCCCGAACACCAAGCTGCTGTTCGCCGAGACGGTCGGAAACCCGAAGATCAACATTCTCGACATCGAGAAGGTCGCCGAGGTCGCGCACGGCGCGGGGCTTCCGCTCATCGTCGACAACACGATCGCGACGCCCTTCCTCATCAGGCCCCTCGAGCACGGTGCCGACATCGTCGTGCACTCGGCCACCAAGTTTCTCGGCGGGCACGGCACCGTCATGGGCGGCTTCATCGTCGACGGCGGAAAGTTCGCCTGGTCTGAGCACGTCGACAAGTTTCCGGGGCTCACCGAGCCCGACCCCTCGTATCACGGCGCGAGCTACACGGGAGTGCTGGGCGACGCGATCGCCTACATCATCAAGGCCCGCGTGCAGCTGCTGCGCGACATCGGCGCTGCCGTCTCGCCCGACAACGCCTGGCAGATCATCCAGGGCATCGAGACCTTGAGCCTGCGCGTCGAGCGCCACGTGCAGAACGCGACCTCCGTGGCGCACTGGCTCGAGGCGCACCCCGATGTCGCCTCGGTCAGCTACAGCGGCCTGCCGTCGAGCCCGTGGCACAGCCACGCGCAGAAGTACGCACCGCGCGGCGTCGGGGCGGTGCTGTCGTTCGAGCTCAAGGGCGGGGTCGACGCCGGCCGGGCGCTCGTCGACTCGGTGCAGCTGTTCAGCCACGTCGCCAACATCGGCGACGTGCGCAGCCTCATCATCCACCCCGCATCCACGACCCACTCGCAGCTCACTCCCGAGCAGCAGCTGACCACCGGCGTGACGCCCGGACTGGTGCGGCTGTCTGTCGGTCTTGAGAACGTCGACGACATCATCGCCGATCTCGAAGAGGGCTTCGCGGCGGCGCGCGCCGTCATCGCCGCCAACGCCGCCTGA
- a CDS encoding acyltransferase family protein, translated as MTTPAAAAPAARVAFWDNARFIAIALVVIGHAIQRLTADSDAAMAVYLIIYSFHMPLFAIASGWFSTSDPPDNVALQRLISGIVIPYLIFDTIWTIVRWLVQGSASLNPTTASWTLWFLLALALFRLVLPYLARLREPVLWVVVLVAGIGVAYWPNVDNTFSLARALGLLPFFVLGWRARAWGLGDLWLGGHRWSARLDGAPRTILRVAAAALLIAWSAVIVVGIDHWRAVDLRLWLFYTEHYDALDAPQWWAGAIRLGLLVLTTALCAAVLVLTPRRTTALTSLGTATLYVYLLHTFALYPIRESGLLGGENSTWPWLVGMIVLALVIAVVLSTPIVRRVARPLVEPRVEWLFRRER; from the coding sequence GTGACGACACCTGCTGCCGCCGCGCCAGCGGCCCGCGTCGCTTTCTGGGACAACGCGCGGTTCATCGCCATCGCCCTCGTCGTCATCGGGCACGCCATTCAGCGCCTCACTGCCGACAGCGACGCGGCGATGGCCGTCTACCTGATCATCTACTCGTTCCACATGCCTCTCTTCGCCATTGCGAGCGGCTGGTTCTCGACGTCAGATCCGCCCGACAACGTCGCACTGCAGCGCCTCATCTCGGGCATCGTGATTCCGTATCTGATCTTCGACACGATCTGGACGATCGTGCGCTGGCTCGTGCAGGGCTCGGCGAGCCTCAACCCGACCACCGCGTCGTGGACGCTCTGGTTTCTGCTCGCTCTCGCCCTCTTCCGCCTCGTGCTGCCCTACCTGGCGCGATTGCGCGAACCCGTGCTCTGGGTCGTCGTCTTGGTCGCCGGAATCGGCGTAGCCTACTGGCCGAACGTCGACAACACCTTCTCGCTCGCGCGCGCGCTCGGCCTGCTTCCGTTCTTCGTGCTCGGCTGGAGAGCTCGCGCGTGGGGGCTCGGCGACCTCTGGCTCGGCGGGCACCGCTGGAGCGCCCGGCTCGACGGAGCACCGCGCACGATACTGCGCGTCGCGGCTGCGGCCCTTCTCATCGCCTGGTCTGCCGTCATCGTCGTCGGCATCGACCACTGGCGTGCGGTCGACCTGCGGTTGTGGCTGTTCTACACCGAGCACTATGACGCCCTCGACGCACCCCAGTGGTGGGCGGGCGCGATTCGTCTGGGGCTGCTCGTGCTCACCACGGCGCTCTGCGCTGCGGTACTGGTGCTGACGCCTCGACGCACCACAGCCCTGACCTCACTCGGCACAGCAACTCTCTACGTCTACCTGCTGCACACCTTCGCCCTCTACCCGATCAGAGAGTCGGGGCTGCTCGGCGGTGAGAACTCGACATGGCCGTGGCTCGTTGGCATGATCGTGCTGGCTCTCGTGATCGCCGTGGTGCTGTCGACCCCGATCGTGCGACGAGTCGCGCGGCCGCTCGTCGAGCCGAGGGTCGAGTGGCTGTTTCGCCGCGAGCGCTGA
- a CDS encoding SDR family oxidoreductase gives MSTDATPLNRTTSVDLRAVVTGASSGIGAATVRLLREHGWSVVAVARRAERLAALADETGCEVVVADLTDDAAVDALREHIAATGPIHAIVSNAGGAFGADPVATADARDWMRMFDVNVLAAQRVISALLPALRAGALDRGVGDILAVTSTAGQIAYEGGGGYNASKFALRGMMGALRLELAGEPVRVMQVAPGMVKTDEFSLNRFGGDTEKVDALYAGVEHPLVADDIAAIIVAALESPPHVNLDEITVRPVAQAAQHKIVREPLAVREG, from the coding sequence ATGAGCACTGATGCAACCCCTCTCAACCGAACGACGAGCGTCGACCTGCGAGCGGTGGTCACGGGCGCCAGTTCGGGCATCGGCGCGGCCACCGTGCGCCTGTTGCGTGAGCACGGCTGGAGCGTGGTCGCCGTCGCGCGTCGCGCTGAGCGCTTGGCGGCGCTCGCCGATGAGACGGGGTGCGAGGTGGTGGTGGCCGACCTCACCGACGACGCCGCGGTGGATGCCCTGCGCGAGCACATCGCCGCGACGGGGCCGATTCATGCCATCGTGAGCAACGCGGGCGGCGCGTTCGGCGCCGACCCGGTCGCCACGGCCGACGCCCGCGACTGGATGCGCATGTTCGACGTCAACGTGCTCGCCGCCCAGCGGGTCATCAGCGCGCTGCTGCCCGCCCTGCGGGCCGGCGCCCTCGACCGCGGGGTGGGCGACATTCTTGCAGTCACGTCGACCGCGGGTCAGATCGCCTACGAGGGCGGCGGCGGGTACAACGCCTCGAAGTTCGCTCTGCGCGGCATGATGGGGGCTCTGCGTCTCGAGCTGGCGGGCGAGCCTGTGCGCGTCATGCAGGTGGCGCCGGGCATGGTCAAGACTGATGAGTTCTCGCTCAACCGGTTCGGCGGCGACACCGAGAAGGTCGACGCGCTGTATGCGGGGGTCGAGCATCCCCTCGTCGCCGACGACATCGCCGCCATCATTGTGGCCGCGCTCGAGTCGCCCCCTCACGTCAACCTCGACGAGATCACGGTGCGCCCGGTGGCGCAGGCTGCGCAGCACAAGATCGTGCGCGAGCCGCTCGCGGTGCGCGAGGGCTAG